In Procambarus clarkii isolate CNS0578487 chromosome 13, FALCON_Pclarkii_2.0, whole genome shotgun sequence, the following are encoded in one genomic region:
- the Pms2 gene encoding mismatch repair endonuclease PMS2 isoform X2 encodes MVQVLYSYCLISTEVRITCTNHTDKGKKSIVVSTSGHSTVKENISSIFGVKQVSSLLELQQESASSDVLAEYGVDSDIVATQENTLFTLEGYVSSCAHGQGRSAADRQFYFINSRPCDPARVTKVVNEVYHHYNRHQFPCVVLNIRLKEDDVDINVTPDKRQILINNEKLLLATIKTSLIRLYENIPSSYSMQNTSMSSPLSNSFNNAYGSPKPAVASPLASTMASTGKVSALSQRFGHRPLGSPTSEVFPPSQGGLKRSLSYGFSSNSSPNNKQPKLTSFLKKSKLEEADVGSCDETSAALAATSSLEGIQPLSDQWASEDRTEETVEEEEEDSVHDMGLEEKENRLESVEMEMSDEVPVACQGNTQDNLENSLDFPNTQDLNDLSNSKGPDESHWQSDADNHNHNTNNNELEKNEPKSECLSNNTRTNLNGISVLKKMSTFSRSLPTSLMSKKAHNATNEFLSNLLAKKSGINGGKNVSAKCSHLSNEHTNDKCEEVEIVFEDLAPKDAEDLETPKEDIHNTELPSRKVMLCEDYNASEFTGKRKSKQIIFSLETLRARISASKAKAAHEDIIRKFRAAINPMDNAAAEDELRKEISKDMFAKMKILGQFNLGFIIVCLGSDLFIVDQHATDEKYNFEILQQTCTLQNQRLIIPQTLELTAVNESILLDNIEIFKKNGFEFKVEEDKPVGRRVALVSMPFSRGWEFGREDIEELIFMLSDAPGIMCRPSRVQAMFASRACRKSVMIGTALTHTQMQKLVCHMGEIEQPWNCPHGRPTMRHLINLDIIAAPR; translated from the exons ATGGTCCAAGTGCTCTACTCTTACTGTTTAATATCTACTGAAGTCAG GATAACATGCACAAATCATactgataagggcaagaaaagtaTTGTTGTGTCAACTAGTGGACATTCAACTGTAAAGGAAAACATCTCTTCAATTTTTGGAGTCAAACAG GTTTCCAGTTTGCTAGAGTTGCAGCAAGAAAGTGCCTCATCTGATGTATTAGCAGAGTATGGAGTGGACTCAGACATTGTAGCTACCCAGG AGAACACACTGTTCACTTTGGAAGGATACGTATCATCGTGTGCCCATGGTCAGGGACGCTCAGCAGCTGATCGTCAATTCTACTTCATCAATTCCCGACCGTGTGACCCAGCTAGA gtgACAAAAGTAGTTAATGAAGTATACCATCACTACAACCGCCACCAATTCCCTTGTGTAGTGCTGAATATACGACTCAAGGAGGATGATGTTGACATCAATGTCACCCCTGACAAGCGTCAAATTCTCATCAACAACGAAAAGCTCCTATTAGCGACCATTAAG ACATCCTTGATTCGGCTTTACGAGAACATCCCTTCTTCATACAGTATGCAGAATACATCCATGAGCTCACCACTTAGTAACTCTTTCAACAATGCCTATGGCAGTCCAAAACCTGCTGTTGCCAGTCCATTGGCCTCAACTATGGCCAGTACTGGAAAAGTGTCTGCTCTTAGTCAGAGGTTTGGCCACAGACCTCTGGGATCACCAACATCCGAGGTATTCCCACCGTCTCAAGGTGGTCTCAAGCGTTCTCTCTCTTACGGTTTCTCCTCCAACAGCAGCCCAAACAACAAAC AACCAAAGTTGACATCATTCCTGAAGAAAAGTAAATTGGAAGAAGCCGATGTTGGCAGTTGTGATGAGACATCAGCAGCTCTAGCAGCTACTTCAAGTCTAGAGGGCATTCAACCACTGTCAGACCAGTGGGCCTCTGAAGACAGGACGGAGGAgaccgtggaggaggaggaggaggatagtgtgcATGACATGGGGTTGGAGGAGAAGGAAAACCGTCTTGAATCTGTTGAGATGGAAATGAGTGATGAAGTGCCTGTTGCTTGTCAGGGTAATACTCAGGATAATTTGGAAAATTCTCTGGATTTTCCCAATACCCAAGACTTGAATGATTTGTCCAACTCTAAAGGACCTGATGAGAGTCATTGGCAATCTGATGCCGATAACCATAATCATAATACTAACAATAATGAATTAGAAAAAAATGAGCCAAAATCTGAATGTCTTTCCAATAATACTAGAACAAATTTAAATGGAATTTCTGTACTTAAAAAAATGTCAACATTTTCTCGGTCACTACCAACATCTTTAATGAGCAAAAAGGCTCATAATGCTACAAATGAGTTCTTGAGCAATCTTCTTGCTAAAAAATCTGGGATTAATGGAGGAAAAAATGTATCTGCCAAATGCAGTCATTTATCAAATGAACACACCAATGATAAATGTGAGGAGGTGGAGATAGTATTTGAAGACTTAGCTCCAAAAGATGCTGAAGATTTAGAAACTCCTAAGGAAGACATACATAACACTGAACTCCCCTCCAGAAAAGTAATGCTGTGTGAAGACTATAATGCAAGTGAATTTACAGGTAAGAGAAAGTCAAAGCAGATCATCTTCAGTTTAGAAACATTGAGGGCAAGAATCAGTGCTTCAAAGGCAAAGGCTGCACACGAAGATATTATACGCAAGTTTCGTGCTGCAATAAACCCCATGGATAATGCTGCCGCTGAAGATGAGCTCAGAAAAGAGATTTCAAAAGATATGTTTGCAAAG ATGAAAATTTTAGGCCAGTTCAATTTAGGTTTCATCATTGTGTGTCTCGGTTCCGACTTGTTTATTGTTGATCAACACGCTACGGATGAGAAGTACAATTTTGAGATTCTCCAGCAAACATGCACTCTACAGAATCAACGACTCATCATTCCTCAAACACTTGAGCTAACTGCAGTGAATGAGTCAATATTGCTCGATAACATCGAAATCTTCAAGAAGAATGGATTTGAATTCAAGGTGGAAGAGGACAAGCCTGTTGGTCGTAGGGTCGCCCTCGTATCGATGCCTTTCAGCCGTGGATGGGAATTTGGAAGGGAAGACATTGAGGAGCTTATTTTCATGCTTTCGGATGCACCTGGTATCATGTGTCGGCCATCACGTGTACAGGCCATGTTTGCATCGAGGGCATGTCGGAAATCTGTTATGATTGGTACTGCGCTAACCCATACACAGATGCAAAAGCTTGTCTGCCATATGGGTGAAATTGAGCAGCCATGGAACTGCCCACATGGAAGACCGACAATGAGACATCTTATCAACCTTGATATAATAGCAGCTCCAAGATGA
- the Pms2 gene encoding mismatch repair endonuclease PMS2 isoform X1 has product MADLALEADEATSTSDVAKSIKPIDKTTVHRICSGQVVLTLATAVKELVENGLDAGATSVEVRLRYHGTTLLEVSDNGKGVEERDFEGLTLKHHTSKIQDFGDLVGVKTYGFRGEALSSLCALSDLTVTTRHTSQEVGTKLVYDHNGKLVTRTPVSRQVGTTVSLQGLFSTLPVRHKEFHRNIKKEFSKMVQVLYSYCLISTEVRITCTNHTDKGKKSIVVSTSGHSTVKENISSIFGVKQVSSLLELQQESASSDVLAEYGVDSDIVATQENTLFTLEGYVSSCAHGQGRSAADRQFYFINSRPCDPARVTKVVNEVYHHYNRHQFPCVVLNIRLKEDDVDINVTPDKRQILINNEKLLLATIKTSLIRLYENIPSSYSMQNTSMSSPLSNSFNNAYGSPKPAVASPLASTMASTGKVSALSQRFGHRPLGSPTSEVFPPSQGGLKRSLSYGFSSNSSPNNKQPKLTSFLKKSKLEEADVGSCDETSAALAATSSLEGIQPLSDQWASEDRTEETVEEEEEDSVHDMGLEEKENRLESVEMEMSDEVPVACQGNTQDNLENSLDFPNTQDLNDLSNSKGPDESHWQSDADNHNHNTNNNELEKNEPKSECLSNNTRTNLNGISVLKKMSTFSRSLPTSLMSKKAHNATNEFLSNLLAKKSGINGGKNVSAKCSHLSNEHTNDKCEEVEIVFEDLAPKDAEDLETPKEDIHNTELPSRKVMLCEDYNASEFTGKRKSKQIIFSLETLRARISASKAKAAHEDIIRKFRAAINPMDNAAAEDELRKEISKDMFAKMKILGQFNLGFIIVCLGSDLFIVDQHATDEKYNFEILQQTCTLQNQRLIIPQTLELTAVNESILLDNIEIFKKNGFEFKVEEDKPVGRRVALVSMPFSRGWEFGREDIEELIFMLSDAPGIMCRPSRVQAMFASRACRKSVMIGTALTHTQMQKLVCHMGEIEQPWNCPHGRPTMRHLINLDIIAAPR; this is encoded by the exons ATGGCAGACCTTGCTCTAG AGGCTGATGAGGCCACGAGCACCTCGGATGTAGCCAAGTCGATTAAACCTATTGACAAGACTACTGTTCACCGCATTTGTTCTGGCCAA GTTGTGTTAACACTCGCAACGGCTGTCAAAGAGCTGGTTGAAAATGGTCTAGATGCCGGtgctaccagtgtggaggtgcgtCTTCGTTATCATGGAACCACGCTCCTGGAAGTCTCTGATAATGGAAAGGGAGTTGAAGAACGGGATTTTGAAGGCCTGA CCTTaaaacaccatacttcaaagattcAAGATTTTGGGGACCTAGTCGGAGTGAAGACATATGGTTTTCGTGGTGAGGCTCTCAGTTCACTGTGTGCACTCAGTGACCTCACTGTCACAACACGCCATACCAGTCAAGAGGTCGGAACAAAGTTGGTGTACGATCATAATGGCAAACTTGTTACCAGAACTCCAGTATCGAGACAG GTAGGCACAACAGTCTCACTACAAGGACTCTTCTCTACCCTGCCAGTGCGACACAAGGAGTTTCATCGCAATATCAAGAAAGAATTCAGTAAAATGGTCCAAGTGCTCTACTCTTACTGTTTAATATCTACTGAAGTCAG GATAACATGCACAAATCATactgataagggcaagaaaagtaTTGTTGTGTCAACTAGTGGACATTCAACTGTAAAGGAAAACATCTCTTCAATTTTTGGAGTCAAACAG GTTTCCAGTTTGCTAGAGTTGCAGCAAGAAAGTGCCTCATCTGATGTATTAGCAGAGTATGGAGTGGACTCAGACATTGTAGCTACCCAGG AGAACACACTGTTCACTTTGGAAGGATACGTATCATCGTGTGCCCATGGTCAGGGACGCTCAGCAGCTGATCGTCAATTCTACTTCATCAATTCCCGACCGTGTGACCCAGCTAGA gtgACAAAAGTAGTTAATGAAGTATACCATCACTACAACCGCCACCAATTCCCTTGTGTAGTGCTGAATATACGACTCAAGGAGGATGATGTTGACATCAATGTCACCCCTGACAAGCGTCAAATTCTCATCAACAACGAAAAGCTCCTATTAGCGACCATTAAG ACATCCTTGATTCGGCTTTACGAGAACATCCCTTCTTCATACAGTATGCAGAATACATCCATGAGCTCACCACTTAGTAACTCTTTCAACAATGCCTATGGCAGTCCAAAACCTGCTGTTGCCAGTCCATTGGCCTCAACTATGGCCAGTACTGGAAAAGTGTCTGCTCTTAGTCAGAGGTTTGGCCACAGACCTCTGGGATCACCAACATCCGAGGTATTCCCACCGTCTCAAGGTGGTCTCAAGCGTTCTCTCTCTTACGGTTTCTCCTCCAACAGCAGCCCAAACAACAAAC AACCAAAGTTGACATCATTCCTGAAGAAAAGTAAATTGGAAGAAGCCGATGTTGGCAGTTGTGATGAGACATCAGCAGCTCTAGCAGCTACTTCAAGTCTAGAGGGCATTCAACCACTGTCAGACCAGTGGGCCTCTGAAGACAGGACGGAGGAgaccgtggaggaggaggaggaggatagtgtgcATGACATGGGGTTGGAGGAGAAGGAAAACCGTCTTGAATCTGTTGAGATGGAAATGAGTGATGAAGTGCCTGTTGCTTGTCAGGGTAATACTCAGGATAATTTGGAAAATTCTCTGGATTTTCCCAATACCCAAGACTTGAATGATTTGTCCAACTCTAAAGGACCTGATGAGAGTCATTGGCAATCTGATGCCGATAACCATAATCATAATACTAACAATAATGAATTAGAAAAAAATGAGCCAAAATCTGAATGTCTTTCCAATAATACTAGAACAAATTTAAATGGAATTTCTGTACTTAAAAAAATGTCAACATTTTCTCGGTCACTACCAACATCTTTAATGAGCAAAAAGGCTCATAATGCTACAAATGAGTTCTTGAGCAATCTTCTTGCTAAAAAATCTGGGATTAATGGAGGAAAAAATGTATCTGCCAAATGCAGTCATTTATCAAATGAACACACCAATGATAAATGTGAGGAGGTGGAGATAGTATTTGAAGACTTAGCTCCAAAAGATGCTGAAGATTTAGAAACTCCTAAGGAAGACATACATAACACTGAACTCCCCTCCAGAAAAGTAATGCTGTGTGAAGACTATAATGCAAGTGAATTTACAGGTAAGAGAAAGTCAAAGCAGATCATCTTCAGTTTAGAAACATTGAGGGCAAGAATCAGTGCTTCAAAGGCAAAGGCTGCACACGAAGATATTATACGCAAGTTTCGTGCTGCAATAAACCCCATGGATAATGCTGCCGCTGAAGATGAGCTCAGAAAAGAGATTTCAAAAGATATGTTTGCAAAG ATGAAAATTTTAGGCCAGTTCAATTTAGGTTTCATCATTGTGTGTCTCGGTTCCGACTTGTTTATTGTTGATCAACACGCTACGGATGAGAAGTACAATTTTGAGATTCTCCAGCAAACATGCACTCTACAGAATCAACGACTCATCATTCCTCAAACACTTGAGCTAACTGCAGTGAATGAGTCAATATTGCTCGATAACATCGAAATCTTCAAGAAGAATGGATTTGAATTCAAGGTGGAAGAGGACAAGCCTGTTGGTCGTAGGGTCGCCCTCGTATCGATGCCTTTCAGCCGTGGATGGGAATTTGGAAGGGAAGACATTGAGGAGCTTATTTTCATGCTTTCGGATGCACCTGGTATCATGTGTCGGCCATCACGTGTACAGGCCATGTTTGCATCGAGGGCATGTCGGAAATCTGTTATGATTGGTACTGCGCTAACCCATACACAGATGCAAAAGCTTGTCTGCCATATGGGTGAAATTGAGCAGCCATGGAACTGCCCACATGGAAGACCGACAATGAGACATCTTATCAACCTTGATATAATAGCAGCTCCAAGATGA